The genomic DNA TCCATCATCATAACGAGGAAGCATTTTTGTATGCATGTCAATCATGGGAATATTTAATTCCTTTGCTAGATTTCGCATTGCCTCCTGGTTTTTATTGGGCGTGAGAAATTCTATTTCGACAGGCTCTATCGAAAAAATGGTAAGCACTTTATGCTCTGTATTAAATCTAACAAATTCTCTGAGATTCTCAATGAATTTTTCTGTATTGTCATCGTTATGAGAAAAATTGATTAGAGCTATATCTGGCTTGATTGAATTAAAATGCTCTTTATAGATCGGCAAATAATCAGTTGTCTTAGTTCCAGCTATGCCACCATTGATAAAATCTAAATTGAAAGTTTTCTTAATTTCTTTTTCGAGAAGAGAAACAAAAGTATCCTCATCCTTGTAAACACCTGCCCCCCAAGTCTGAGAAGAGCCTACAAACCAGATGCGGGGCTTATTCTTATTATTCGCATTTGGAATCAGGAATTTATTAATGGTATCATGCGTTGAAGGCATAACGACGTAACCCTCATATACTTTTGTCCATGTAAAATACATTCTGGAAACACGGGTATACATAGCGTAGGCGAGAAAGATGGATATTAGAAGTATGTTGAAGTTTAAGTAAAAAATTGATTTTAAAGTATAGATTGCCTTTGATTCAATTTCCAAACTGTCTGTTGTAAGTGTATTTTTTTTAACATAGCTTTTATACATTGCCTGAATAACTAAATAGCCCAATCCCAAATATAAAAAAGAAAAAAGAAGGCTAAGCATTGTTAGCTTCGGAACAATTTTCCAGTTAAGAAAACTGTCTTCGAGTTTACTTCCGTCTTTTTGAATAATGATTAAATCATCCACATCAGATCTTAAATCTGTAAATCCTGCTTTAAACCCAATAAAACTTTTAGGAAGCGCTGACTCTTCGAAGGTAAAAATTTCTTTATCATCGATAAAAACAGTCATTTTATCAGCAACGAATTTGATTTTAAACTTATGCGGCTTTGTATCCGATGTGAAATTTGAAATCAAATGACGATCTATAAATTTATCTTTTTCCGTGTGAAAAAAAATTGAAGGATACAATTTATTGTTACTGATTCGAATGCCTGAAAGTTTATTTCCATCAAAATCGGAATTGAATAGAAAAGAAAAATATTGTCCGTTATCAATTCTATATTGGAAACTAACTTCGCTTGCGTCTATCGCATGAGTAAAAATTAATTTATGATACCCAAGCCATTGGGACAAATTCAATTTGAATTTAAAAAGCGCAGGCATCGTGTTCATATAAGACGCCGATGCAGGAACAGTGCGCGCTAGGTTTGCTTTGCGGCTAACCCAATTTCCTGATTCATGCAGAGTATTGTTGTATATCTCGAGAGAAAAAATGAGCAGAATATTTATTAGAATACAGGAAATAAATACTGCGATAGAAAGGAATTTTTGATTCAAAATCTTTTTCATAAAAGTAAGTTGCCCAGCCAAATTCTTACTACAAGATTAGTTGCAATGCAAAAATCAACGCAAAACTTTATTCTAAGCTAAATTGAGGAAGCTAAAAAAACTATTAAATTACTTACCATTCGAAATAAAATTATTGCTTTTAAGATTCAAATCTACAATATTAATTCAGGCTATTTATTATGAAAAAGAGCATTACGCTATTATTGTTTTTTCTTATCTCAATCAATTTCTGCGAAGATAACTCACAAAGGGAAGATTCCAAAAAGATTCAAGCATTATCCTTATTAGCCGTTCAATCGCAGAATGCACAAAAACAATTGCAAGAATCGAATACTTGTGATTCTAAAGTATACATTTCCGATTATATATATGCAGCAGTAGCAAAATACCAAGATTGTAAGACAGATTCAGAATGCACAACTTACACGGGCGGAAGTCCGACTTGGGGAGAACGATGCTATTCTGGCTGCACTTATAACTGTGGCGGTCCAAGCATCAATTCAAATATGCAAACTGCATTGGCAAAGGATTTGATTAGAATAAATGAAACTTATTGCCAGGGAACTTTCAGACGAGGTGATAATTGTGCAACTGCTGTCTGTTCTGCATCTTGTGTTCATCCCGATTATATAAAAAATAAATGCATTAATCAAAAGTGCTCGATAGAAGTTTTGCCATATCCTAAGTCCCAATAGAACTCGAAAGTGTATTCAATATTCTTTATAAAAGCCTTTTTGTAAAAAATATCTTGCAATTCCAGTTTTCTCTCAAAAAGATAAACTTATGAGTAATACAACTTTTTTTTCTAAGAACAACGCGGGGCTTGAACCGTTTGACATTAGCA from Leptospiraceae bacterium includes the following:
- a CDS encoding SGNH/GDSL hydrolase family protein, with amino-acid sequence MKKILNQKFLSIAVFISCILINILLIFSLEIYNNTLHESGNWVSRKANLARTVPASASYMNTMPALFKFKLNLSQWLGYHKLIFTHAIDASEVSFQYRIDNGQYFSFLFNSDFDGNKLSGIRISNNKLYPSIFFHTEKDKFIDRHLISNFTSDTKPHKFKIKFVADKMTVFIDDKEIFTFEESALPKSFIGFKAGFTDLRSDVDDLIIIQKDGSKLEDSFLNWKIVPKLTMLSLLFSFLYLGLGYLVIQAMYKSYVKKNTLTTDSLEIESKAIYTLKSIFYLNFNILLISIFLAYAMYTRVSRMYFTWTKVYEGYVVMPSTHDTINKFLIPNANNKNKPRIWFVGSSQTWGAGVYKDEDTFVSLLEKEIKKTFNLDFINGGIAGTKTTDYLPIYKEHFNSIKPDIALINFSHNDDNTEKFIENLREFVRFNTEHKVLTIFSIEPVEIEFLTPNKNQEAMRNLAKELNIPMIDMHTKMLPRYDDGFLWWDRIHFTSFGNVLFANEMLEPLKNILRTHNYGNP